The following proteins are co-located in the Desulfonatronum thiodismutans genome:
- the fdnG gene encoding formate dehydrogenase-N subunit alpha, translated as MQINRRNFLKFSAVTGSALAFGGLGFNLKPAVAKAELSKLRDAKETTSVCCYCSVGCGLIVHTALGGKGRTVNVEGDPDHPISEGSLCAKGASVYQLAENENRVTKVLYRAPYGDKWEEKSWDWAIDRIARKVKEARDQTFVTTNAQGQVVNRTDGIAHVGSAALDTEECWYLQGLMRSLGLVYIEHQARLCHSSSVPSLAESFGRGAMTNHYNDLMNSDCILMMGGNPAECHPVSFKWIMKAKERGATLISVDPRFNRTSSKADIYAPMRSGTDIPFLGGMIKYILDNNLYFKDYVANYTNAAFLVNPKFGFDDGLFSGWDPEKNAYDKSTWTYQLDDKGVPKRDLSLKDKNCVFQLLRKHYDRYTLDRVSETTGTPKDKLLEVYKAYAATGKPDKSGTNTYAMGWTQHTIAVQLIRTMAMIQLLLGNVGNAGGGVNALRGEANVQGSTDSALLYHIIPAYNPAPRAVWPTLGDYNKANTPVSHDPKSANWWQNRPKYIASLLKAMYPDKTPEESYDYMPRLDVGQNCSWLVMFDHMLQGKFKGLFAWGMNPAVSGAHSNKTREAMTKLDWLVNVNIFQNETGSFWHGPGMDPAKVKTEVFMLPASVFYEKEGSITNSGRWAQWRYAGPEPLGESKPDGDMMVMLVKRLKELYQEEGGAFPDPVAGFTLDAVVTDGMFDPVKMAKLHNGYFLTDKKIGDVTYKAGTQVPSFALLQDDGSTACANWLYCGSFTEAGNQMARRDKTQTEMQANIGLFPNWAWAWPVNRRVLYNRASVDQQGKPYAPQKAVIKWEQGKWIGDVPDGPWAPSERHPFIMTSEGFGRLFGPGLVDGPFPEHYEPLECPFETQPFSSQLHNPTALHFSGPLEKRAVCDPRYPFVGTTYRVTEHWQTGVMTRWTPWLLECQPQMFAEIDPELAKLRGIANGEKVIVESMRGQVECVAIVTPRLKPYKVMGQSLHMVGVPWHYGWVHPKDGGDAANLLTPAVGDPNTGIPETKAFMVNIRKA; from the coding sequence ATGCAGATCAACCGCAGAAACTTCCTCAAGTTTTCGGCCGTAACCGGTTCGGCCCTGGCTTTCGGGGGCCTGGGATTCAATCTCAAGCCCGCCGTGGCCAAGGCTGAATTATCGAAATTGCGGGACGCCAAGGAGACAACCTCGGTCTGTTGCTACTGTTCCGTGGGCTGCGGCCTGATCGTCCACACAGCTCTTGGCGGGAAGGGGCGGACCGTCAACGTGGAAGGGGATCCGGACCATCCCATCAGTGAGGGCTCGCTGTGCGCCAAGGGGGCCTCGGTCTACCAATTGGCCGAGAATGAGAACCGGGTGACCAAGGTGCTCTACCGCGCGCCCTATGGCGACAAATGGGAGGAAAAATCGTGGGATTGGGCCATTGACCGAATCGCCCGGAAGGTCAAGGAGGCCAGGGATCAGACCTTCGTGACGACCAATGCCCAGGGGCAGGTGGTCAACCGTACGGACGGGATCGCCCATGTGGGGTCAGCGGCTCTGGATACCGAGGAGTGCTGGTACCTCCAGGGCCTGATGCGCAGCCTGGGGCTGGTGTACATCGAGCACCAGGCCAGATTGTGCCACAGCTCCAGCGTGCCGTCCCTGGCCGAGTCCTTTGGTCGAGGGGCCATGACCAACCACTACAACGACCTGATGAACAGCGACTGCATCCTGATGATGGGCGGGAATCCGGCGGAATGTCACCCGGTTTCCTTCAAGTGGATTATGAAGGCCAAGGAGCGGGGCGCGACGCTTATCAGCGTGGATCCGCGCTTCAATCGGACCTCCAGCAAGGCCGACATCTACGCCCCGATGCGCTCCGGCACGGACATTCCCTTTCTGGGGGGGATGATCAAGTATATCCTGGACAATAACCTGTATTTCAAGGACTACGTGGCCAACTACACCAACGCGGCTTTCCTGGTAAACCCGAAATTCGGCTTCGACGACGGGCTGTTCTCAGGCTGGGATCCGGAGAAAAACGCCTACGACAAGTCGACCTGGACCTATCAGTTGGACGACAAGGGCGTGCCCAAGCGCGACTTGTCTTTGAAGGACAAGAATTGCGTGTTCCAACTGCTCAGGAAGCACTACGACCGATACACCCTGGACCGGGTTTCCGAGACCACCGGTACGCCCAAGGACAAGCTCCTGGAAGTCTACAAAGCCTACGCGGCCACGGGGAAACCGGACAAATCCGGGACCAACACCTATGCCATGGGTTGGACCCAGCACACCATCGCGGTCCAGTTGATCCGGACCATGGCCATGATTCAACTTCTGTTGGGCAACGTGGGCAACGCAGGCGGCGGGGTGAACGCCCTGCGCGGCGAGGCCAATGTCCAGGGCTCCACGGACAGCGCCCTGCTCTATCACATCATCCCGGCCTACAATCCCGCTCCCCGGGCGGTCTGGCCCACGCTGGGTGATTACAACAAGGCCAACACTCCCGTCAGTCACGATCCCAAGAGCGCCAACTGGTGGCAGAACCGGCCCAAGTACATCGCCAGCCTGCTCAAGGCCATGTATCCGGACAAGACGCCCGAGGAGAGCTACGACTACATGCCCCGGTTGGACGTGGGCCAAAACTGTTCCTGGCTGGTGATGTTCGACCATATGCTGCAAGGCAAGTTCAAGGGGCTGTTCGCCTGGGGCATGAATCCGGCCGTCAGCGGCGCTCATTCCAACAAGACCAGGGAGGCCATGACCAAGCTGGACTGGCTGGTCAACGTGAACATCTTCCAGAACGAGACAGGCTCCTTCTGGCACGGCCCGGGCATGGACCCCGCCAAGGTCAAGACCGAAGTCTTCATGCTCCCGGCCTCGGTGTTCTATGAGAAGGAAGGTTCCATCACCAATTCCGGGCGTTGGGCCCAGTGGCGTTACGCCGGGCCCGAGCCATTGGGAGAGAGCAAACCCGACGGAGACATGATGGTCATGCTGGTCAAGCGGCTCAAGGAACTCTACCAGGAAGAAGGGGGCGCGTTTCCCGATCCCGTAGCCGGTTTCACCCTGGACGCCGTGGTCACGGACGGCATGTTCGATCCGGTCAAGATGGCCAAGCTGCACAACGGCTACTTCCTCACGGACAAGAAGATAGGTGACGTGACCTACAAGGCCGGGACCCAGGTGCCCAGCTTCGCGCTGCTCCAGGATGACGGCTCCACGGCCTGCGCCAACTGGCTGTACTGCGGCTCCTTCACCGAGGCCGGAAATCAGATGGCCCGCCGCGACAAGACCCAGACCGAGATGCAGGCCAATATCGGTCTGTTTCCCAACTGGGCCTGGGCTTGGCCGGTCAACAGGCGAGTCCTGTACAACCGGGCTTCCGTGGATCAACAGGGCAAGCCTTATGCCCCGCAAAAAGCGGTCATCAAATGGGAGCAGGGCAAATGGATCGGTGACGTGCCCGACGGTCCCTGGGCTCCTTCGGAACGACACCCCTTCATCATGACATCCGAGGGATTTGGCCGCCTTTTTGGCCCGGGCTTGGTGGACGGTCCCTTCCCGGAACACTACGAACCCTTGGAATGTCCCTTCGAGACCCAGCCTTTCTCCAGTCAGCTGCATAATCCCACGGCCCTGCATTTTTCCGGGCCGCTGGAAAAGCGGGCCGTGTGCGACCCGCGCTATCCCTTTGTGGGCACCACGTACCGGGTCACCGAACACTGGCAGACCGGGGTCATGACCCGCTGGACCCCCTGGCTTTTGGAGTGCCAGCCCCAGATGTTCGCGGAGATCGACCCTGAGCTGGCCAAGCTCCGGGGCATCGCCAACGGGGAGAAGGTTATCGTGGAGAGCATGCGCGGCCAAGTTGAGTGCGTGGCCATCGTCACTCCCCGGCTGAAACCCTACAAGGTTATGGGACAGAGTCTGCATATGGTCGGCGTGCCCTGGCACTACGGCTGGGTGCATCCCAAGGACGGCGGGGACGCGGCGAATTTGCTGACCCCGGCCGTGGGCGATCCGAACACCGGCATTCCGGAGACCAAGGCGTTCATGGTCAACATCCGCAAGGCATAG